In Plantibacter sp. PA-3-X8, one DNA window encodes the following:
- a CDS encoding Pr6Pr family membrane protein, with protein MSTTVHPPQVAPSAAVVTASRVMYLLIAVIIATSLVIQIVLVITGGADARSGGVDMSVGLATRFARIFSAFTILSNLIVLAVSVLLAIDPLRDGRLWRVARLDALLSIVITGIVYAVVLAPQVNLTGWALVITIGFHYLSPWLTLGAWLVFGPRPRFTWSTVAWAFLWPLAWVVFTFIRGGITGWYPYPFLDATQLGFDGAVRNALMVLVVAIVFAVLLKLVDRVLPAALRR; from the coding sequence GTGAGCACCACCGTCCATCCCCCGCAGGTCGCGCCGTCCGCAGCCGTCGTCACCGCCAGCCGCGTGATGTACCTCCTGATCGCCGTGATCATCGCGACCTCGCTCGTCATCCAGATCGTCCTCGTCATCACCGGCGGCGCCGACGCCCGCTCGGGTGGCGTGGACATGTCCGTCGGACTGGCGACCCGCTTCGCTCGCATCTTCAGTGCGTTCACGATCCTCAGCAACCTCATCGTGCTCGCGGTGTCCGTCCTGCTGGCGATCGACCCCCTGCGTGACGGTCGGCTCTGGCGGGTCGCGCGGCTCGACGCCCTGCTCAGCATCGTCATCACCGGCATCGTGTACGCGGTGGTGCTGGCGCCGCAGGTGAACCTCACGGGGTGGGCGCTCGTCATCACGATCGGGTTCCACTACCTGTCCCCGTGGCTCACGCTCGGCGCCTGGCTCGTGTTCGGTCCGCGTCCGCGCTTCACCTGGAGCACCGTCGCCTGGGCGTTCCTCTGGCCGCTCGCCTGGGTGGTCTTCACCTTCATCCGTGGCGGTATTACCGGCTGGTACCCCTACCCCTTCCTCGATGCGACGCAGCTCGGCTTCGACGGTGCCGTCCGGAACGCGCTCATGGTGCTCGTCGTCGCGATCGTGTTCGCCGTGCTGCTCAAGCTCGTCGACCGGGTGCTGCCCGCCGCGCTCCGCCGCTGA
- a CDS encoding medium chain dehydrogenase/reductase family protein, which produces MHTTPSATTTQVVLPGLVEPSGLELATVPTPTPDAGQLLVEMEATGVSFAEQSMRKGRYFGQPAFPFVPGYDLVGRVLEVGPGGDATLIGRRVATLTKTGAWATHAVVAARDSILVPDRVSSEDAETVVVNGVTAWQMLHRAARVQPGQTILLFGANGGVGGILIQLARLHGVRVIGAASPRHHEALRAAGVIPVDYADPELATRVRELAPNGVDAVFDNVGGQTTRTAFGLLARGGTLVTYSIISTVGGTGPLMAPFLLAIGQALLWTALPNGRSSTFYDLWAGHRFRPARFRRHLEADLGEVFRLLEHGDITANIAARFPLTEIVAAMELAESRTLNGKVVLHP; this is translated from the coding sequence ATGCACACCACACCATCCGCGACCACCACCCAGGTCGTCCTGCCGGGCCTCGTCGAGCCGTCCGGCCTCGAACTGGCCACCGTGCCGACGCCGACTCCCGACGCCGGCCAGCTCTTGGTCGAGATGGAGGCGACCGGGGTCTCCTTCGCCGAGCAGTCGATGCGCAAGGGCCGGTACTTCGGCCAGCCGGCGTTCCCGTTCGTCCCGGGGTACGACCTCGTCGGACGGGTGCTCGAGGTGGGCCCCGGTGGCGACGCGACCCTCATCGGCAGGCGGGTCGCGACCCTGACCAAGACGGGCGCCTGGGCGACCCACGCCGTCGTGGCCGCGCGCGACAGCATCCTCGTGCCAGACCGCGTGAGCTCGGAGGACGCCGAGACGGTCGTCGTGAACGGCGTCACCGCCTGGCAGATGCTGCACCGCGCGGCACGGGTCCAGCCGGGCCAGACCATCCTGTTGTTCGGTGCGAACGGCGGTGTCGGCGGAATCCTCATCCAGCTGGCGCGGCTCCACGGCGTCCGGGTCATCGGTGCGGCGTCACCCCGGCATCACGAGGCACTCCGCGCGGCGGGCGTCATCCCCGTCGACTACGCGGACCCCGAGCTCGCGACACGCGTTCGCGAGCTGGCGCCGAACGGGGTCGACGCCGTCTTCGACAACGTCGGCGGCCAGACGACCCGCACGGCCTTCGGACTCCTCGCGCGCGGCGGCACGCTCGTGACCTACTCGATCATCTCAACGGTCGGCGGCACGGGACCGCTGATGGCGCCGTTCCTGCTGGCGATCGGTCAGGCGCTGCTCTGGACGGCCCTCCCGAACGGCCGCAGCTCGACCTTCTACGACCTGTGGGCAGGCCACCGCTTCCGTCCCGCCCGCTTCCGCCGCCACCTGGAGGCCGACCTCGGCGAGGTCTTCCGACTCCTCGAGCACGGCGACATCACCGCGAACATCGCCGCCCGATTCCCCCTGACCGAGATCGTCGCCGCCATGGAGCTCGCCGAGTCGCGGACGCTCAACGGGAAGGTGGTCCTGCACCCGTGA
- a CDS encoding TetR/AcrR family transcriptional regulator, whose amino-acid sequence MSRSTAEDQRVRTVASAVEVFSIAGYRATPVADVAAAAKISPAYVFRLFDGKLGLFVAAVEHCYEQVANAMSAAVEDHPEWSPDDKLDAMTQAYIELIRDRSLIALQVHAQSACDVPEIQEAVRSGLALVVRVMSRDSGADAGAVQRSLAYGQLCHLVVQAGLGDVDADWARVVDHGIRHD is encoded by the coding sequence ATGAGCCGATCGACCGCCGAGGATCAACGCGTCCGCACCGTCGCGAGTGCGGTGGAGGTCTTCTCGATCGCCGGTTACCGCGCCACCCCCGTCGCGGACGTCGCTGCGGCGGCCAAGATCTCCCCCGCCTACGTCTTCCGCCTGTTCGACGGCAAACTCGGCCTCTTCGTAGCCGCTGTCGAGCACTGCTACGAGCAGGTCGCGAACGCGATGTCCGCAGCCGTCGAGGACCACCCGGAGTGGAGCCCGGACGACAAGCTCGACGCGATGACCCAGGCGTACATCGAGCTCATCCGCGACCGCAGTCTCATCGCCCTCCAGGTGCACGCGCAGAGCGCCTGCGACGTCCCCGAGATCCAGGAGGCGGTCCGTTCCGGGCTCGCACTCGTGGTGCGCGTCATGTCCCGTGACTCCGGGGCGGACGCCGGCGCGGTCCAGCGCAGTCTCGCCTACGGGCAGCTCTGCCACCTCGTCGTGCAGGCGGGCCTCGGCGACGTCGACGCCGACTGGGCGCGCGTCGTCGACCACGGCATCCGGCACGACTGA
- a CDS encoding SRPBCC family protein: MPVVESRCTVPVPPDVAFAISQTTGETRMRWDPFIRRQYFLDGAKEAAKGVRTFTVQRFGFRMVSEYVSYHPPTNVGMKMTKGSWFFERLAGGWRFSPVEGDDQRTLAVWRYNFTCKPRWLAPIAERIGAIVLQRDIDRRIRGFARGCEDPAVLAAVAAD; the protein is encoded by the coding sequence ATGCCCGTCGTCGAATCCCGCTGCACCGTGCCCGTCCCGCCCGACGTCGCGTTCGCGATCTCCCAGACCACCGGCGAGACCCGGATGCGCTGGGATCCGTTCATCCGGAGGCAGTACTTCCTCGACGGCGCGAAGGAGGCCGCCAAGGGCGTCCGCACCTTCACCGTCCAGCGGTTCGGGTTCCGGATGGTCAGCGAGTACGTGTCGTACCACCCGCCGACCAACGTCGGTATGAAGATGACGAAGGGCTCATGGTTCTTCGAGCGGCTCGCCGGCGGCTGGCGCTTCAGCCCGGTGGAGGGCGACGACCAGCGCACCCTCGCCGTCTGGCGCTACAACTTCACGTGCAAGCCGCGGTGGCTGGCGCCGATCGCCGAGCGCATCGGTGCGATCGTCCTGCAGCGCGACATCGACCGCCGCATCCGAGGCTTCGCGCGCGGCTGTGAGGATCCCGCCGTGCTCGCCGCGGTCGCTGCGGACTGA
- a CDS encoding YqjF family protein, protein MTTSTGKPAAISVTAPALSGPVVAAQEWRDLAFVHWRVPASAVAPLLPPGVVPDVFDGSTWVGLIAFQLGDARIGPLPPSPIGGSFTEVNVRLYGVDSEGRRGVVFRSLEASSLPAVLAARAMFGLPYQWARTAQRPTDDGWEYASRRITTSPTTRGPGFQLGVDVDRATTVDDELSQFLTARWGLFQSRFGRTQWLPNEHEPWVLHPACVTSLRDELCAAAGLPGVVEHEPDSVLFSPGVTARFGIGSFLAR, encoded by the coding sequence ATGACGACCTCCACCGGCAAGCCCGCTGCGATCTCCGTGACCGCACCGGCACTGTCCGGCCCGGTCGTCGCCGCGCAGGAATGGCGGGACCTGGCGTTCGTCCACTGGCGCGTCCCGGCGAGCGCCGTCGCGCCACTGCTCCCGCCCGGAGTGGTCCCCGACGTCTTCGACGGTTCCACCTGGGTCGGGCTGATCGCCTTCCAGTTGGGCGACGCCCGCATCGGTCCGCTGCCACCGTCGCCCATCGGCGGCTCCTTCACCGAGGTGAACGTCCGGTTGTACGGGGTCGACAGCGAGGGGCGTCGCGGCGTCGTGTTCCGGTCGCTCGAGGCGTCGAGCCTGCCGGCGGTCCTCGCGGCTCGCGCGATGTTCGGCCTGCCCTACCAGTGGGCGCGGACCGCGCAGCGACCGACGGACGACGGCTGGGAGTACGCGTCGCGGCGGATCACGACGTCGCCGACGACACGAGGTCCGGGCTTCCAGCTCGGCGTCGATGTCGACCGCGCGACGACCGTCGACGACGAGCTGTCGCAGTTCCTGACGGCGCGGTGGGGGCTCTTCCAGAGCCGCTTCGGTCGGACGCAGTGGTTGCCGAACGAGCACGAACCCTGGGTGCTCCACCCGGCGTGCGTCACCTCCTTGCGCGACGAACTCTGCGCGGCGGCGGGCCTCCCGGGTGTCGTCGAGCACGAGCCCGACTCGGTGCTCTTCAGCCCCGGCGTGACCGCCCGATTCGGCATCGGCTCGTTCCTCGCCCGCTGA
- a CDS encoding FAD-dependent monooxygenase: MTVPRVLISGASIAGPGLAFWLNRYGWETTVVERAPAFRDGGQNIDVRGAAREVLRRAGLEDAAREATTGERGTRFVGDAGETIAEFPVSDSETDGATAEVEILRGDLARIFIDATDGTTSYRYGDHITGLDDDGERVLVSFAHGEDEAFDLVIAADGIRSSTRELAFPGEAVTRSLGLEMTYLTIPRDDADVPWWQWYSGVGGRSVTLRPDRHGTTRAVLTEVTSDRGDGVVPARRDLDAQRRHLRNRFVGLPWQANRILEHLDDSDDVYYESIGQVRTPRWASGRVALLGDAAWCASPVSGMGTSLSIVGAYVLAGELAAHVHHRDAFRGYERIMRPYVEQAQSLPPGTPQLANPTSKPGVAAFRTALRVAGSKPAKLVGAQLFSPPADKIDLPEYEHLA, translated from the coding sequence ATGACCGTTCCCCGCGTCCTGATCTCCGGAGCCAGCATCGCCGGCCCCGGCCTGGCGTTCTGGCTGAACCGCTACGGCTGGGAGACGACGGTCGTCGAGCGCGCGCCGGCGTTCCGCGACGGCGGCCAGAACATCGACGTGCGGGGCGCTGCTCGCGAGGTCCTGCGACGCGCGGGCCTCGAGGACGCGGCACGCGAGGCGACCACCGGCGAGCGCGGAACCCGGTTCGTCGGTGACGCCGGTGAGACGATCGCCGAGTTCCCGGTGTCGGACTCCGAGACCGACGGCGCGACCGCCGAGGTCGAGATCCTCCGTGGCGACCTGGCCCGCATCTTCATCGACGCGACGGACGGCACCACCAGCTACCGGTACGGCGACCACATCACCGGGCTCGACGACGACGGTGAACGGGTCCTCGTGTCCTTCGCACATGGCGAGGATGAGGCGTTCGACCTCGTGATCGCGGCGGACGGCATCCGATCGTCGACGCGTGAGCTGGCCTTCCCCGGCGAGGCGGTGACCCGGTCCCTCGGGCTCGAGATGACGTACCTCACCATTCCGCGCGACGACGCCGACGTGCCGTGGTGGCAGTGGTATTCGGGCGTCGGCGGCCGCAGCGTCACGCTCCGACCCGACCGGCACGGCACCACCCGGGCCGTCCTCACGGAGGTCACCTCCGACCGCGGCGACGGCGTCGTCCCCGCGCGCCGCGACCTCGACGCGCAGCGACGGCATCTCAGGAACCGGTTCGTCGGACTCCCCTGGCAGGCGAACCGGATCCTCGAGCATCTCGACGACAGCGACGACGTCTACTACGAGTCCATCGGCCAGGTCAGGACGCCCCGCTGGGCATCCGGACGGGTCGCACTGCTCGGTGACGCGGCCTGGTGCGCGTCGCCCGTCAGCGGCATGGGGACGAGCCTGTCGATCGTCGGCGCCTACGTGCTGGCCGGTGAGCTGGCGGCGCACGTGCACCACCGGGACGCCTTCCGCGGGTACGAACGGATCATGCGCCCCTACGTCGAGCAGGCCCAGTCGCTGCCGCCGGGTACGCCGCAGCTCGCCAACCCGACCTCGAAACCCGGCGTCGCGGCGTTCCGCACCGCACTCCGCGTGGCCGGCTCGAAGCCGGCGAAGCTCGTCGGTGCGCAGTTGTTCTCCCCGCCGGCCGACAAGATCGACCTGCCCGAGTACGAGCACCTGGCATGA
- a CDS encoding alpha/beta fold hydrolase, which produces MSRIERKRRKRSVRVDRVYDGDVYVRVNSVGSSGDRSFILIPGIGVSSTYFERLAPHLNEFGPVHALDLPGFGGVPHPSSTLTIREYADLVGRVIDELDLKDPIIVGHSMGSQVVSDLVSRRPELSTLILIGPVVVPGQRRVLTQAVRFLQSSWHEPLTVKVLAVSAYVFCGFKWFSRVLPEMLTYPIEEALPKVQAHTLVIRGEYDAVAPREWVERVGELLPSSRLWEIPGAAHSVMYAHAEEVAKLCVDHARRTVADGDDDRLQVYPEDSDGSDDKEPEAPQPAAIIQAVGGRIEETIGIVTDDDDRVAEGKSQVADAVASIDHD; this is translated from the coding sequence ATGTCGAGGATCGAACGCAAGCGTCGCAAGCGGAGTGTGCGGGTCGATCGCGTCTACGACGGCGACGTCTACGTCCGGGTCAACTCCGTAGGGTCCAGCGGGGATCGCTCCTTCATCCTCATCCCCGGCATCGGTGTCTCGTCCACGTACTTCGAGCGCCTCGCGCCGCACCTCAACGAGTTCGGGCCGGTGCACGCGCTCGACCTCCCCGGCTTCGGCGGGGTGCCGCACCCCTCGTCGACGCTCACGATCCGCGAGTATGCGGACCTCGTCGGTCGGGTCATCGACGAGCTCGATCTCAAGGACCCGATCATCGTCGGCCACTCGATGGGCAGTCAGGTGGTCAGCGACCTCGTCTCCCGTCGCCCCGAGTTGTCGACCCTCATCCTCATCGGACCGGTCGTCGTGCCGGGTCAGCGGCGGGTGCTCACCCAGGCGGTCCGGTTCCTGCAGTCGAGTTGGCACGAACCGCTCACCGTGAAGGTGCTGGCTGTCAGCGCCTACGTCTTCTGCGGCTTCAAGTGGTTCTCGCGGGTCCTGCCGGAGATGCTGACCTACCCGATCGAGGAGGCCCTGCCGAAGGTGCAGGCGCACACGCTCGTGATCCGCGGCGAGTACGACGCCGTCGCGCCGCGCGAGTGGGTGGAACGGGTCGGCGAACTCCTGCCCTCCTCACGCCTCTGGGAGATCCCGGGTGCTGCGCACTCCGTCATGTACGCGCACGCCGAGGAGGTCGCGAAGCTCTGCGTCGACCACGCCAGGCGCACGGTGGCGGACGGCGACGACGACCGACTCCAGGTCTACCCCGAGGACTCGGACGGGAGCGACGACAAGGAACCGGAGGCGCCGCAGCCCGCGGCCATCATCCAGGCCGTCGGAGGTCGGATCGAGGAGACGATCGGGATCGTCACAGACGACGACGACCGCGTGGCCGAGGGGAAGTCGCAGGTGGCCGACGCGGTCGCCTCCATCGACCACGACTGA
- a CDS encoding FAD-dependent monooxygenase, with the protein MHDVIISGGGPTGMMLAAELRLHGVDVLVLERDAEPSPAVRSLGLHPRSIEILDQRGILDRFLAEGTRYPGAAGHFAGIVPPRPVPLDTAHDYILGLPQPVTDRLLTERALELGAELRRGNGLVGLEQDDDGVTVELDDGERLGARWLVGCDGGRSTVRKSLGIGFPGEPAQTEWILAEIQVTLPADEVAAIADEVRKTHRGFGIGPVSGGFFRAVAPADAPADERLATPTIQEFRARLERFAGTDFGAHSPRWLSRFTDATRLAERYRVGRVLIAGDAAHVHPPLGGQGLNLGVQDAFNLGWKLAAELAGWAPADLLDTYAMERRPVADDVLTLTRAQSVLLSPDPGPQAVRRLFSELMRFDDVARFLGERIASTGIRYDVGGPGAAVDSGSDDGSLLGRRLRDMALTDGGRLFALLHQGRGLLLDQSGTDTVTGWADRVDRVVTTTPELAATAVLLRPDGHVVWLADGREPLKPALRRWFGEPTR; encoded by the coding sequence ATGCACGACGTCATCATCAGCGGTGGCGGCCCGACCGGCATGATGCTGGCAGCCGAACTCCGGCTCCACGGGGTCGACGTCCTCGTCCTCGAGCGGGACGCCGAGCCGAGCCCTGCGGTGCGGTCGTTGGGCCTCCACCCGCGGAGCATCGAGATCCTCGACCAGCGCGGCATCCTCGACCGGTTCCTCGCCGAGGGCACGCGGTACCCGGGCGCCGCCGGTCACTTCGCCGGGATCGTCCCGCCGCGACCCGTACCGCTCGACACCGCGCACGACTACATCCTCGGTCTCCCGCAGCCGGTCACCGATCGGCTGTTGACCGAACGCGCGCTCGAGCTCGGTGCCGAGTTGCGGCGCGGGAACGGACTCGTCGGCCTCGAACAGGACGATGACGGCGTCACCGTCGAGCTGGACGACGGTGAGCGCCTGGGGGCACGGTGGCTCGTCGGATGCGACGGCGGGCGGAGCACCGTCCGGAAGAGCCTCGGCATCGGCTTCCCAGGCGAGCCCGCGCAGACCGAGTGGATCCTCGCGGAGATCCAGGTCACCCTCCCGGCCGACGAGGTCGCCGCCATCGCCGACGAGGTCCGGAAGACGCACCGTGGCTTCGGCATCGGACCGGTGTCGGGCGGCTTCTTCCGCGCGGTGGCGCCCGCCGACGCCCCCGCCGACGAACGCCTGGCGACTCCGACGATCCAGGAGTTCCGGGCCCGGCTCGAGCGCTTCGCCGGGACCGACTTCGGCGCACATTCCCCGCGCTGGCTGTCGCGCTTCACCGATGCGACGAGACTCGCCGAGCGCTACCGGGTCGGCCGCGTGCTGATCGCTGGCGACGCCGCCCACGTGCACCCGCCCCTCGGCGGGCAGGGCCTCAACCTCGGGGTCCAGGACGCGTTCAACCTCGGATGGAAGCTGGCCGCCGAGCTCGCCGGCTGGGCACCGGCCGACCTCCTCGACACCTACGCGATGGAGCGCCGCCCGGTCGCCGACGACGTCCTCACGCTCACCCGAGCGCAGAGCGTCCTCCTGTCCCCCGACCCCGGCCCGCAGGCGGTGCGTCGGCTGTTCTCGGAGCTGATGCGGTTCGACGACGTGGCCCGCTTCCTGGGCGAGCGGATCGCTTCCACCGGCATCCGATACGACGTCGGAGGTCCCGGCGCAGCGGTGGACAGCGGCTCGGACGACGGGTCGCTGCTCGGTCGACGGCTGCGCGATATGGCCCTGACCGACGGCGGGCGCCTGTTCGCCCTCCTCCATCAGGGTCGCGGACTCTTGCTCGACCAGTCCGGAACCGACACCGTCACCGGCTGGGCGGACCGCGTCGACCGAGTCGTCACCACGACCCCGGAGCTCGCGGCCACGGCGGTGCTCCTGCGCCCGGATGGTCACGTGGTCTGGCTGGCCGACGGGCGGGAGCCGCTCAAGCCGGCCCTCCGGCGCTGGTTCGGCGAGCCGACACGGTGA
- a CDS encoding class I SAM-dependent methyltransferase gives MRTVRDAYARRSAEYATLLGTMASVHPSDRQLVTSWADRIAGPALDAGCGPGHWTAYLASRGLDIRGVDLVPEFIAHARAEHPETRFDLGSLDALDAETGSVGGVLAWYSLIHHRPDTIETPLAEFGRVLRPGGELLVGCFEGPAVEAFDHAVVTAYRWPVMELAERVRRAGFEVVETHTRTSLDQRPHGAVLARRADAVR, from the coding sequence ATGCGCACCGTCCGAGACGCCTATGCCCGTCGGTCCGCCGAGTACGCGACGCTGCTGGGCACGATGGCGTCAGTGCACCCGTCGGACCGGCAGCTCGTGACCTCCTGGGCCGACCGGATCGCCGGTCCCGCGCTGGACGCCGGCTGCGGCCCGGGCCATTGGACGGCGTACCTCGCCTCGCGCGGGCTCGACATCCGTGGCGTCGATCTGGTCCCCGAGTTCATCGCGCATGCCCGCGCCGAGCACCCGGAGACCCGGTTCGACCTCGGCAGCCTCGACGCCCTCGACGCCGAGACCGGATCGGTGGGCGGCGTCCTCGCCTGGTACTCGCTGATCCACCACCGTCCCGACACGATCGAGACACCGCTCGCGGAGTTCGGACGCGTGCTCCGACCGGGCGGCGAACTGCTGGTCGGCTGCTTCGAGGGTCCGGCGGTCGAGGCGTTCGACCATGCCGTGGTGACGGCCTATCGTTGGCCGGTCATGGAGCTGGCCGAGCGGGTGCGCCGGGCGGGCTTCGAGGTCGTCGAGACGCACACCAGGACGAGCCTCGACCAGCGGCCCCACGGCGCGGTCCTGGCCCGGCGAGCCGACGCGGTGAGGTGA
- a CDS encoding MFS transporter — translation MSSTRTARYLDVLALPHVPLTFGSALVGRSAYALVLLPLLYAVSEATGSIALAGVAVAVYGATASLLAPLRAWFIDRHGARRVLAILVLVFGGAIAGLAVASLTAAPGALLITLAGLAGAFAPPLGPTMRVAWGRLTPDGELLRKALSLDAVVEELLYLAGPAAAGLALAVIAPGTALLVPAGFVLIGGLLFVSTSTVGSMAPQDRSVPRQDRGRSLLLDARFIAILLPVLVAGAVSGTISVAVPVVLAEHGGAAAAGIALGLFAGGSALGGLLYGALSVPGSAVRQLVALAGALLVSASLIAAVTGFLAVSVVLAVTGLFFSPIMIVSYVAAHAAGGRYQQNAATTWVNTGHNIGAAAGSAIAGVLIQATGAPTAVVGICAAAAVVVLVAATLARLTPGESSTGDDSPRT, via the coding sequence ATGTCGTCCACCCGGACAGCGCGTTATCTCGACGTGCTCGCACTTCCCCATGTCCCGCTGACCTTCGGGTCCGCTCTCGTCGGCAGATCCGCCTACGCGCTGGTACTGCTCCCCCTGCTCTACGCGGTCTCCGAGGCGACGGGTTCGATCGCCCTCGCGGGTGTCGCGGTGGCCGTCTACGGCGCAACGGCGAGCCTCCTCGCACCGCTTCGGGCCTGGTTCATCGACCGCCACGGCGCGCGTCGCGTCCTGGCCATCCTGGTCCTCGTCTTCGGTGGCGCCATCGCGGGCCTGGCCGTCGCGTCGCTCACCGCCGCTCCCGGGGCGCTGTTGATCACGCTCGCGGGACTGGCGGGCGCGTTCGCTCCCCCACTCGGGCCGACGATGCGAGTCGCCTGGGGTCGACTCACGCCAGACGGTGAACTCCTGCGCAAGGCACTCAGCCTGGATGCGGTCGTCGAGGAACTCCTCTACCTCGCGGGACCCGCGGCGGCCGGGTTGGCCCTCGCCGTCATCGCCCCGGGGACGGCGCTCCTCGTGCCCGCCGGGTTCGTCCTCATCGGCGGACTCCTCTTCGTGAGCACCTCGACCGTCGGCAGCATGGCGCCGCAGGATCGCAGCGTCCCCCGGCAGGACCGTGGGCGGTCACTCCTACTCGACGCCCGCTTCATCGCCATACTCCTGCCGGTGCTGGTCGCCGGGGCGGTCTCGGGCACGATCAGTGTCGCCGTACCGGTCGTGCTCGCGGAACACGGTGGTGCGGCCGCCGCGGGCATCGCCCTCGGACTCTTCGCCGGCGGGAGCGCCCTCGGCGGGCTGCTCTACGGGGCACTCTCGGTCCCGGGGTCGGCCGTCCGCCAGCTGGTCGCACTCGCGGGGGCACTGCTCGTCTCGGCATCGCTCATCGCCGCGGTGACCGGCTTCCTCGCCGTCAGCGTCGTCCTCGCGGTCACCGGGCTGTTCTTCTCGCCGATCATGATCGTCTCCTACGTCGCCGCGCACGCAGCCGGTGGGCGGTACCAGCAGAACGCCGCGACGACCTGGGTGAACACGGGACACAACATCGGGGCGGCAGCGGGCAGTGCGATCGCCGGCGTCCTCATCCAGGCGACCGGGGCACCCACCGCGGTCGTCGGCATCTGTGCGGCGGCAGCCGTCGTCGTCCTCGTCGCGGCGACGCTCGCCAGGCTCACGCCGGGTGAGTCGTCCACCGGGGACGACTCACCGCGAACGTGA
- a CDS encoding alpha/beta fold hydrolase: MTTVHLTGQLICATPTDVAIVETHLPEHVALTRAEPGCVSFEVTPTDDPLVWDVAEVFEDDESFAAHQARVASSEWGRATAGIERRYQVTRSPAGRTVMEVSDDDLADLRRRLHDTRWPDRWPTAGWEAGTDQDELRRLVTYWADDFDWAAQQRDINALPWHRAEIDGATIAYLRFDAEAPGGIPIVLTNGWPSTALELVELARRLATPSHFGGDPASAVTVIVPALPGLPFSPQRPTFGDQTHELWHTLMHDHLGFARYAAHGGDLGAGITSRLAQAHPEAVAGIHLLAVAAPLEVDAETLTEEEQAHLARVEAWDAEEGAYEHQHHTRPLTLAPALSDSPVGLLSWILEKHRAWSDCGGDVSSRFSDDYLATLASVYWFTNAIGTSLRPYYESATGITTRVDRVEVPTAVALFPHDLASPPRSWAERSYAVRRFTTMPRGGHFAPHEEPELLADDIRAFLTTL, from the coding sequence ATGACCACCGTGCACCTGACCGGCCAGTTGATCTGCGCAACACCGACCGACGTGGCGATCGTCGAGACCCATCTGCCGGAGCATGTCGCACTCACCCGCGCCGAACCGGGGTGCGTGTCATTCGAGGTGACGCCGACGGACGACCCGCTCGTCTGGGACGTCGCCGAGGTCTTCGAGGACGACGAGTCGTTCGCAGCACACCAGGCCCGCGTCGCGTCCAGCGAGTGGGGCCGCGCGACCGCGGGCATCGAACGCCGCTACCAGGTGACCCGGTCGCCAGCGGGCCGGACCGTCATGGAGGTCAGCGACGACGACCTCGCCGACCTCCGCCGCAGACTCCACGACACCCGCTGGCCTGACCGGTGGCCGACCGCCGGTTGGGAAGCCGGCACCGACCAGGACGAGCTGCGGCGACTCGTCACCTACTGGGCGGACGACTTCGACTGGGCGGCACAGCAGCGGGACATCAACGCCCTGCCGTGGCACCGGGCGGAGATCGATGGAGCCACCATCGCCTACCTCCGGTTCGACGCCGAGGCTCCAGGCGGGATCCCGATCGTCCTCACGAACGGCTGGCCGAGCACCGCGCTCGAACTCGTCGAGCTGGCCAGGCGCCTCGCGACGCCGTCCCACTTCGGCGGAGACCCGGCGAGCGCCGTCACCGTCATCGTCCCAGCGCTGCCCGGCCTGCCGTTCTCGCCGCAACGCCCGACCTTCGGCGATCAGACGCACGAGCTGTGGCACACGCTGATGCACGATCACCTCGGCTTCGCCCGGTACGCCGCCCATGGAGGCGACCTCGGGGCCGGGATCACCTCTCGGCTCGCGCAGGCGCATCCAGAGGCGGTCGCCGGCATCCACCTCCTCGCGGTCGCCGCGCCGCTCGAGGTCGACGCCGAGACGCTCACCGAGGAGGAGCAGGCGCATCTCGCCCGGGTCGAGGCCTGGGACGCCGAGGAGGGTGCGTATGAGCATCAGCACCACACGCGTCCGCTCACGCTCGCTCCAGCGCTGTCCGACTCCCCAGTCGGCCTACTCTCGTGGATCCTCGAGAAGCATCGGGCCTGGAGCGACTGCGGCGGCGACGTCTCATCCCGGTTCAGCGACGACTACCTCGCGACACTCGCCTCCGTCTACTGGTTCACGAACGCGATCGGCACCTCACTCCGCCCGTACTACGAGTCCGCGACCGGGATCACGACGCGTGTCGACCGGGTCGAGGTGCCGACCGCGGTCGCGCTCTTCCCGCACGACCTGGCGAGCCCGCCGCGCAGCTGGGCCGAGCGGAGCTACGCCGTGCGACGGTTCACGACCATGCCCCGAGGCGGCCACTTCGCCCCGCACGAGGAGCCCGAGCTCCTCGCGGACGACATCCGGGCGTTCCTGACGACGCTGTAG